The following proteins are encoded in a genomic region of Catellatospora sp. TT07R-123:
- a CDS encoding ABC transporter permease — protein sequence MPDTSVIHDIGYQRYAGARLGRAYAVRSLFEHGLRVSFGLGRSAKAKIFPWIVISLVTLLAVVGIAVRAQTGETFLPYQDLPSAASLLVLVFLAVVAPELVSRDLRNQTLPLYFSRPIQRSDYALARLAALLTASWLLMAGPQFLLFAGSAFTTGDGAGVWAEARGMLGGWVVSGIYALIFSSLSVLIASLASRRAFAAGAIVVVFMITTPIAGLFVALGGQGRLAQLAPMASPFMLPEGVRTWLYHTNSFDIGSFGPLYALVTVLLVAGCTLLLLLRYRKVSL from the coding sequence ATGCCTGACACCAGCGTCATCCACGACATCGGCTACCAGCGCTACGCCGGTGCCCGGCTCGGGCGCGCGTACGCGGTGCGGTCGCTGTTCGAGCACGGCCTGCGGGTCTCGTTCGGGCTGGGCCGCAGCGCCAAGGCCAAGATCTTCCCGTGGATCGTGATCAGCCTGGTCACCCTGCTCGCGGTGGTCGGCATCGCGGTGCGCGCCCAGACCGGCGAGACGTTCCTGCCGTACCAGGACCTGCCGTCGGCGGCGAGCCTGCTGGTGCTGGTCTTCCTGGCCGTCGTCGCGCCCGAGCTGGTCTCGCGCGACCTGCGCAACCAGACCCTGCCGCTGTACTTCTCCCGCCCGATCCAGCGGTCGGACTACGCGCTGGCCCGGCTGGCCGCGCTGCTCACCGCGTCGTGGCTGCTCATGGCCGGGCCGCAGTTCCTGCTGTTCGCCGGTTCGGCCTTCACCACCGGCGACGGCGCGGGGGTATGGGCCGAGGCCCGCGGCATGCTCGGCGGCTGGGTCGTCTCCGGCATCTACGCCCTGATCTTCAGCAGCCTCTCCGTGCTGATCGCGTCGCTGGCCAGCCGCCGCGCCTTCGCCGCGGGCGCGATCGTGGTCGTCTTCATGATCACCACGCCGATCGCCGGGCTGTTCGTGGCGCTGGGCGGCCAGGGCAGGCTGGCCCAGCTCGCCCCGATGGCCAGCCCGTTCATGCTCCCCGAGGGCGTACGGACCTGGCTCTACCACACCAACAGCTTCGACATCGGCAGCTTCGGCCCGCTCTACGCCCTCGTGACCGTGCTGCTCGTGGCCGGGTGCACCCTGCTGCTCCTGCTGCGCTACCGGAAGGTTTCGCTGTGA
- a CDS encoding ABC transporter ATP-binding protein: protein MHPAAPAALPEGFAVTDLELRGVSRWYGNVVAVNDVTMTLGPGVTGLLGPNGAGKTTLLHMMAGFLAPSRGEVLLDGAATWRNPAIYRHLGLVNEREAVYGFLSGAEFVRASARLHGLPDPLAAARRAIELVEMTDAQDRRMDTYSKGMRQRMRVAAALVHEPAVLLLDEPFNGMDPRQRMHMMDLLHRLGEQGRTVLFSSHILEEVEQVSGTVQVVVAGRLAASGDFRTIRRLMTHRPHVFAIRSSDDRRLAVALMASESVAGVTLGKEGLTVHAGDYGTFTRALPRIALEQGVRVRALVPSDESLESVFSYLVSA from the coding sequence GTGCACCCTGCTGCTCCTGCTGCGCTACCGGAAGGTTTCGCTGTGACCGACCTCGAACTGCGCGGCGTCTCGCGCTGGTACGGCAACGTCGTGGCCGTCAACGACGTCACCATGACGCTGGGCCCCGGCGTGACCGGCCTGCTCGGCCCCAACGGCGCGGGCAAGACCACGCTGCTGCACATGATGGCCGGGTTCCTGGCCCCCTCCCGCGGCGAGGTCCTGCTCGACGGCGCCGCGACCTGGCGCAACCCCGCCATCTACCGGCACCTGGGCCTGGTCAACGAGCGCGAGGCCGTGTACGGCTTCCTCTCCGGCGCCGAGTTCGTCCGCGCCAGCGCCCGCCTGCACGGGCTGCCCGACCCGCTCGCGGCCGCCCGGCGCGCCATCGAGCTGGTCGAGATGACCGACGCCCAGGACCGGCGGATGGACACGTACTCCAAGGGCATGCGCCAGCGGATGCGGGTGGCCGCCGCGCTGGTGCACGAGCCCGCGGTGCTGCTGCTGGACGAGCCGTTCAACGGCATGGACCCGCGCCAGCGCATGCACATGATGGACCTGCTCCACCGCCTCGGCGAGCAGGGCCGCACGGTGCTGTTCAGCTCGCACATCCTGGAGGAGGTCGAGCAGGTCTCCGGCACGGTGCAGGTCGTCGTCGCCGGGCGCCTGGCCGCCTCCGGCGACTTCCGCACCATCCGGCGGCTGATGACGCACCGGCCGCACGTGTTCGCGATCCGGTCCAGCGACGACCGGCGCCTGGCCGTGGCGCTGATGGCCTCGGAGTCGGTCGCCGGGGTGACGCTAGGCAAGGAGGGGCTGACCGTCCACGCCGGCGACTACGGCACCTTCACCCGGGCGCTGCCCCGCATCGCCCTGGAGCAGGGCGTACGGGTACGCGCGCTGGTCCCGTCCGACGAGTCGCTGGAAAGCGTCTTCTCCTACCTGGTCTCGGCATAG
- a CDS encoding ABC transporter permease: protein MNLTIAWITLRGLLGRRRSLLLLPMPLILIGVTQIARTLGAKPADLADGVLIGLGVAVLLPLISLIVGTGVLGSEIDDGTVVHILTKPIPRSRIILAKLAVAVTVSAVVSAVPMFVAAVITDGTELGLALAAACAIGALAYSALFLALSVVTRRPVLLGLLYVVVWEGLLSNVVAGTRSASVQHYVIAIAHEISGSALISTTISVTVAAVMSAVITVAGTWLAVQRLRSFSVAGETS, encoded by the coding sequence ATGAACCTGACAATCGCCTGGATCACCCTGCGCGGCCTGCTCGGCCGCCGCCGGTCCCTGCTCCTGCTGCCGATGCCGCTGATCCTGATCGGCGTCACCCAGATCGCCAGGACCCTCGGCGCCAAGCCCGCCGATCTGGCCGACGGCGTGCTGATCGGGCTGGGCGTGGCGGTGCTGCTGCCGCTGATCTCGCTGATCGTCGGCACCGGCGTCCTCGGCTCGGAGATCGACGACGGCACGGTCGTGCACATCCTCACCAAGCCGATCCCGCGCAGCCGGATCATCCTGGCCAAGCTGGCCGTGGCGGTCACGGTCAGCGCCGTGGTCAGCGCGGTGCCGATGTTCGTCGCCGCGGTCATCACCGACGGCACGGAGCTCGGCCTGGCGCTCGCCGCGGCGTGCGCGATCGGGGCGCTGGCCTACTCGGCGCTGTTCCTGGCGCTGAGCGTGGTCACCCGCCGGCCCGTCCTGCTCGGCCTGCTGTACGTGGTCGTCTGGGAAGGTCTGCTCAGCAACGTGGTCGCCGGGACCCGGTCGGCGTCGGTGCAGCACTATGTGATCGCGATCGCACACGAGATCTCGGGCAGCGCCCTGATCAGCACCACCATCTCGGTCACCGTCGCGGCGGTGATGAGCGCGGTCATCACGGTGGCCGGGACCTGGCTCGCGGTCCAGCGCCTGCGCTCGTTCTCGGTCGCGGGCGAGACCAGCTGA
- a CDS encoding DEAD/DEAH box helicase, with amino-acid sequence MTEQTTQQADDEAVTFEDLGLRPELLKALGALGYEEPTPIQREAIGPLLTGADLLGQAATGTGKTAAFALPVLQRWAELGPDRDSLDPVALVLVPTRELAVQVSEAFHRYGRELGVRVLPIYGGQPIGRQLATLRRGVDVVVATPGRAIDHIGRGTLQLGELRTVVLDEADEMLDMGFAEDIEAILQETPEQRQTVLFSATMPSRVDGLVQRYLRNAVRIQMGRAATAPGETPKVRQSAYVVARSHKPAALGRILDVEAPTAAIVFCRTREEVDQLTETMNGRGYRAEALHGGMSQEQRDRVMSRLRAGTADLLVATDVAARGLDIEQLTHVINYDVPSAPEAYVHRIGRVGRAGREGVAVTLAEPREHRMLKTIERVTKQRITMEKIPTVADLHARRLELTKSALHESLLEEDYEQFRVVVETLANEFDIVEVALAAVKLAHEAMGNAPDDEVIPDLSESAERGERKRDTGRGGRPAAAGTVKLFVGLGRRNGVRPQDLVGAIAGESNLSGRDIGAIEIADRFSLVEVPADAADDVIDALRSATIKNKRVMVRRDRDRDRGDRSGDQGDRPQRRQRW; translated from the coding sequence ATGACCGAGCAGACGACGCAGCAGGCGGACGACGAAGCCGTCACCTTCGAAGACCTGGGCCTGCGCCCCGAGCTGCTCAAGGCCCTGGGCGCCCTGGGCTACGAGGAGCCGACCCCGATCCAGCGCGAGGCCATCGGCCCGCTGCTCACCGGCGCCGACCTGCTCGGCCAGGCCGCCACCGGCACCGGCAAGACCGCCGCGTTCGCGCTGCCCGTGCTCCAGCGGTGGGCGGAGCTCGGCCCCGACCGCGACAGCCTCGACCCGGTCGCGCTGGTGCTGGTGCCCACCCGCGAGCTGGCCGTCCAGGTCTCCGAGGCGTTCCACCGCTACGGTCGCGAACTGGGCGTGCGGGTCCTGCCCATCTACGGCGGGCAGCCGATCGGACGCCAGCTCGCGACCCTGCGACGCGGCGTCGACGTCGTGGTCGCCACCCCCGGCCGCGCCATCGACCACATCGGCCGCGGCACCCTGCAACTGGGCGAGCTGCGCACCGTCGTGCTCGACGAGGCCGACGAGATGCTCGACATGGGCTTCGCCGAGGACATCGAGGCGATCCTGCAGGAGACCCCCGAGCAGCGGCAGACCGTGCTGTTCTCGGCCACCATGCCGTCGCGGGTCGACGGGCTGGTGCAGCGTTACCTGCGCAACGCGGTGCGGATCCAGATGGGCCGCGCGGCCACGGCGCCCGGCGAGACGCCGAAGGTCCGCCAGAGTGCGTACGTCGTGGCCCGCTCGCACAAGCCGGCCGCGCTCGGCCGCATCCTCGACGTCGAGGCGCCCACCGCCGCGATCGTGTTCTGCCGCACCCGCGAAGAGGTCGACCAGCTCACCGAGACCATGAACGGCCGCGGCTACCGGGCCGAGGCCCTGCACGGCGGCATGAGCCAGGAGCAGCGCGACCGGGTCATGAGCCGCCTGCGCGCCGGGACCGCCGACCTGCTCGTCGCCACCGACGTCGCCGCCCGCGGCCTGGACATCGAGCAGCTCACCCACGTCATCAACTACGACGTGCCGTCGGCGCCCGAGGCGTACGTGCACCGCATCGGCCGGGTCGGCCGCGCCGGGCGTGAAGGCGTCGCGGTCACCCTCGCCGAGCCGCGCGAGCACCGCATGCTCAAGACCATCGAGCGCGTCACCAAGCAGCGCATCACCATGGAGAAGATCCCCACCGTCGCCGACCTGCACGCCCGGCGGCTGGAACTGACCAAGTCCGCGCTGCACGAGAGCCTGCTCGAGGAGGACTACGAGCAGTTCCGGGTCGTGGTGGAGACGCTGGCCAACGAGTTCGACATCGTCGAGGTGGCACTGGCCGCGGTCAAGCTCGCGCACGAGGCCATGGGCAACGCGCCCGACGACGAGGTCATCCCGGACCTGTCCGAGTCCGCCGAGCGCGGCGAGCGCAAGCGCGACACCGGGCGCGGCGGCCGACCGGCCGCGGCGGGCACGGTGAAGCTGTTCGTCGGCCTGGGCCGGCGCAACGGCGTACGGCCGCAGGACCTGGTGGGCGCGATCGCGGGCGAGTCGAACCTGTCCGGCCGCGACATCGGCGCCATCGAGATCGCCGACCGGTTCTCGCTGGTCGAGGTGCCCGCCGACGCCGCCGACGACGTCATCGACGCGCTGCGCAGCGCCACGATCAAGAACAAGCGCGTGATGGTGCGCCGCGATCGCGATCGTGACCGTGGTGACCGCAGTGGTGACCAAGGGGACCGCCCGCAGCGCCGCCAGCGCTGGTAG